The genome window AAGGATTAGGAAATGTCAATTCTGATGAAATCAACGGTGGAAGCAAGCATAGAAGTTCAGAGTCAGCAAATGTCTGTCAAGATAAGGTTCAGAAGGTGTGGCTAATCCGTATTATTAGTCCATTAGCAActaatcattttctcttttttgttctCTATATCTCCCTTTTTCTTAACGGGTATATGAATTTGTCTCTCTCTTCCCctcgcccccccccccccccccaaatctACAGAGTTCCAAGTCTTTTATTTGGCCAGATGCTGGTGTTTCAGCCATGGTTGCTCTCGAAAAAGCTTCTCATGATGCTCTCTCATCAGATTCTATGAAGTACAACCAAAAGTTGCGCCAATTAGCTTTTAATTTCCAGGTAAGAAGCTGGCTTCTGCATATATAAGTTATATGCTTGagatatttttaactattgcattttgagttattaaaaaaactaaatattgcTGCTAAATTCTAAGGTGAGACTTTTAAACTTGTACTGATCTTTGTtcatatttatctattattaaaaTGAATGTCTAAGATAATAGGTTACAAGTCGGAAACAAATGTATTATCTTTCTATtcaaattaagaattaagaaaTGATAAATTGGAAGGTTGGATGATCACACtaagtaatttatatatgtacaaAACACACACTAGTATCTCTGTGCAATTATCTCCtttgaagaatgaaaagaaagggaaaaatcaGTTAGCTgtaacaataattatatattctgtCACTTGTATGTATCTTCACCGTCATCATAACAAATGATTTTTGAGATATTTTTGTATTGAGAAATCCATGTGAATATTTATTCTTAGAATTTGGACTAAGGTCCTAAGTCAGGCCTAATTCATCTCAACCCCCACAATCCAATGTCCCAATGATTGCACACTACTATACTTGATTCAGCCTTTTTGGTTAGCCCTTTGTGGTGGCCTTTTTTGAGACATTGGCAACCAACTTTGAGAAGCTGCAATTAAGGCAGGCTAGGAGTAACCACAATTAAGGCAACTTTCCAACATTTGTGTATATGTTTATCTCTTGCACTTATAATGTATGATTGATATAgttcttttttttggtttttgcaGAAAAATGCAGTGTTAGCACGCCGTCTATTAAGTGGAGAGTTGGAGccttcaaaaatattaaatatgacaCCCAATGAATTAAAGGTATGGTAGATTTAATCTTATCATTTTTTCCCATCTGTCAAATACTATTGGCTCAACTTGGGTACTCAAACTAGACTCTTTAAATGCTCGATCAAGctcatttgtttatttaaatacataaattcGAGCTTGAGATTAGGCTCGATTATTTAAATGAACCAAGCTTTTATAACTCAACACTAATTGTTCATTTAATTATTGGTGTAGTGTATTCTTAGAATTTGGGCTCAAGACATAACTTAACCCCACAAAACCGACTTGTACAATGAGGATTGCCTAAGCTTTATAAGTTTATAAGCACTACTTTGGCCTTATCTTTAGTTATGTGGGATCTCAATCCCCAAGAGCCAATATCCTGACACAGCTGCACATTATGACACTTCACTTGGCCTTTCTTATTAGCCCCTTTGTAGGTCGCTTATTAAGGCAGGCTTGAGGTGATTGCAATTAAGGCAacttttcaagtttcaacacaTCCCATCACATTCAAGGCTATGGGTCTGAAGTGTGGAAATGTAGGTGGACCAACAATGGATCTAGGACAGACTCTAATTCCATATCAAAATTTGGGCTTATGGCCTAACTTAACCCCACAAAATTGGTTTATATGGTGAGGATTGCCCTAGCtttataaacactactcttTGTCTCTAGTTGATGTGGGATATCAACCCCCTAAGATTTGATGTCTTGACGGCTGCACACTATGACGCTTCACTCAGTCTTTCTGGTCAGCCCCTTTGTAGCCCTTTTGAGACATTGGAAACAGGCAACCAACTCTAATAAGCCACAATTAACTAGGTGGGCCAGGGGAGATTGCAATTAAGGTGACTTTCCAACATGTATTATAATCAATTGTAGATGAACATTCAGCCTTTGAGACCAGTCACCTAGGAACTTTAGTCCTCATTTTATTGCttgttttgtttggaattgaTTTGTAGGAATCGAGTCTACTTACTAAAGGCATAGGGGTGGTAAATGCATATTACATAAAATTTCTGAGAATTTACTTCTAAAATTGGCTCATGCTTTTCAAAGGGTTCCCTAAAATAATGTTTGATGTTTAAAAAAGCTATTTGCACTGTCTTTTATGGAAACAGCAAAAAATACATCTACACATCTTAAAGCAACTATGAATTGAAGTACTGGTAACTTGTCATCAATTTCTGAAAGCTGCTTTTGAAAAGATTAAACTGCTTGATGCATAGTTTCTTATGGTCACATACTAAATATATGAACTTCAGGAGGGTTTGGTTGCTGAGGAAAAAACCAAGGAGGAGCCTGACAAGATCCAGCACTTGCAAGTAAACTTTCCCTGCTACAATTATTATCTCATTAACTGTTATTAAGTTGTGTGAAGATATCTGCCGGCTTCAGCTTTCCTTCCCATGAAACAGATGACAGATGCTCGCTGCTCAAAATGCATGGATTGTAAGGTGGCCTTGAGAGAGATTATCCAAGCTGGAAATAATGAACGTTATCAGGTTTGCATCTTTTTTACTTTAGTCCAGAGTTCCAAAACTGTGTCCTGCACTTTTATGGCTTGGTTTGATTGCTTTCTGCTTCTTTACAGCTGGAATGTGTTTCCTGTGGTCATTCCTGGTATGCCTCCCGGGATGAGGTGTCTATGCTGACCATAGATGCATCAGATTCTAAGGGAAACATAGGCACAGCGCTATAGGCCACTGCAAAATTTAAAGATGTTCAGATGAAGCTGGTGAGCCGCTGTGAATCCAATGTCAGCCAATGGCATCTTTTAAAAGACAAGTTAATTGTATATCCCCTGAAATGATTTGGAAAGTCCAGGAAAGGTGACGATATTGAGGCTATGAGACGTGTATCTATCCCGGCTAGTGTTAAGTCATAGCAAAAGACTGTTTATGAATAGATATAGTTCTCTTCCTATTTGACTCTGCGCATATCATACAACAAACGGTTGGTTTTGTGTAATACTTCGCATAAACTAGCTGGTGTTACCTCATACATCATAAGGGTAGTGTTAGCCATAGAAGTAAATTTCTTAGTTTGACTTTTACTTTGTAGTATTAACTTGTTTCAATCattaataagcaaaaaaaaaaaaaaaaaaaactcataccaAACTTAGTTGTGCCTCAGCTGCAAGTTTCTGAAGAAGTTCTGGCTTTGCTGGAAGCCATTCAGTTGGTAATATTTGGATTgcgatattttttaaattgattttaaaacagTGGTTGATAAGATCAAGCATCCAACGCATGATATTTCATGAATTAGCAAGGGTGGCTATTACTCTACCTAGTCTCCATAGTTTTGATTCCAACTTGATTGCTCTTTATGAAAGTGAACTGAAATAAAGGATTGTCGGTGACCTTATTCTGTTTGTGATGAATTTAACCCACTTATTGACTCATTTTGATGGTTATGGTATAATATGAAAGCCACATTCTTGGACAGGATGTTAATCACTAGTTGTGAGTTGTGACAAATTTGGGATCCACTCATCCTTGCtctttcatttctctttttgcccggctaaaaaactatttttgaagTTACAGGTACATTAACCTTAATTTATGATCACCCCAACCAAAGAAGCATAAGTTACTCAACAGATTGCAATCACATTTACTAAAGCAATATGAACTTGCAAAATAATATTGGTAAGTTCTTATATGACACGATCAGGTCATAGTGGAAATTGTTTTTGCGCAAGTAGTTCATTTAAATAAAGTTCAacctttttcttaaataaataatattttttattaacaaatattaattgttaattttttattagtaggaAGAATTGAATTcatgacttttttttctctttttcttctctcttaacCACCCAATCCCAACTTATATCTCCATCTGATAAACAAATAGTGACATGACATAAATTACGTTGCAACATCATGGCCACTAGCTAGTGCGACGGTGACAACTCACCGTGAcggttttcaatttttcatcaaCCAAATTTTAGAGGTGCCTCAATTGAAGTTGGACAAGGAGAACCTTGACATGACACACATTGTCGCTTAGAAGGACCAATTGCTTTAGGTGTTCTGCAGAATTTTGAGCATGGTTGGAAAAAGTAAAGTCTAGGGAATCCTTTACCTATTGAACTTGGGAAAGAAACTGACATTTCTGTAGTATCATCACTAGTATCGGTTTCTAAAGACAAACAAACATGGAATGTTCCGTAATGGAAGGGCTATTTATGGCTTCCAAATATCCACAGAGCAACGCTGCGATTGAGGCAAGGACCCGATACTGAGACTCTGGCAGCTTCTATTATTCTTCATGGCGATGATGATCACCATTCACCACTAAGATCCCACATGGTGGTTGGTTGGCTCCACCGCGGTCTTGGAGGAGTTTTTGAGTTCGCTAAAGTGCTActcaacaaaattaataaactcgGGTGACTTAAGAAAAAAGTGTTCAAAAACACGCGGAATAAAtgatgtattttatatttaaattatattatgaacCGATGACATTAAAAAGTGTATCTAAGATTAACCTTTATTTGTTAACAACTTtaacaattgaaaaaaatagagaagtGATATTCAGATCATTTAAACATGCAACGTAAGGCTTGTGCACCAGTCTAATGCTCTATTTATAGCACGTTAAGGATATCAAATTtctaatcaaatcaaaatcatttatTGATAGTATCTTTTTGTTaagctatattattttttgttacctTTTATTGTTAACCATctaacaattaaaattgaaataataattgaccaaGTCAAACTTGTATCTAGCGGCCTTTTCAATCCAAATTTCAAATACTATTTTCTTTCAGCAAATCTTTcatactatttatattttaagcgctagcaaaaatataataatattttacctttttgaaatcaattaatcatttgatgatattaaattctctaatttaattcatcatcaaatattaaaataatttttttaacagagattaaaaTACTCAGTTTGTGTGTGATCCCGTAGATTCAATACTAAGTcggtaatatattaatcaaattaatatactaatcaagGTAAGCGTCTAGCAACACTCCTTATCGTTGAAGTAgcattttactttcaagaaccattagaagagtagtgTACTAATTTCTTCCATCTTTACCGCTctaggttaactctagagtataGTGTTATTGTTGAACTCTTCTGAGTTAACtcataatgacttaagaaactcatttcttctttcatttaatttttctgaccagaatataattttattcatagagctCGAACTCATTACCAAGAGTTAATGaattccttcttgattaatcattaattctacaattatttaatcatatacAATATTCATTCAACAAGTACTCTAAAATATTAGGTGTCCAGaatcaaaatacaataaccTGTTAATTACTATAACAATCTCAGGTCAAAGAAAACTATTATACCTCtttttgagaattttctattgacagtttgtgataaattttaatcattagaaaatttcaattaagtCAGTTTAATGATTACATCAACATTTGACTCAtctatatatacaaattaataaatgagatctattaatatttatctaataaatactatcacatatatattaatctatctgGATTATTAATAtcctatttataataaatctatGATCATgaatgatttaaattaaaattagaacaaacttgtttctcattatcataatctctattataataacaagtctttaattttaatcaaggacaTTATGGACCATTTAATCAAATAGTGAAAtataacaatgaaaataaaataatactttattattaaaattagaattgataatatatttgacatttttatattatgttgcATTGTATTTATTATGAGTCTTACCATATCAAactatttaaatgataaattaaaaaattgaagtgattaaatcaatttttttttcttttcaaaatcgaTCTAAATGAATTCACGAATACCTTGAGTCTCAAAGAACTGTGAGctgtgtttttaaaaataaaaaataaaaatctgtgAGCTATACTAACTGATATCAGCAAAATCACATGaatggattatttttttttaagtcatattttaaaACACAATCTATCCATattctgtaatttttttattcaaaatctaccaatttttgtaatgtttttaaaaaattaacccaTTGATGTGATTTTGCCAACggatatttttagattttaaccTATCGACCTAGGAGATCCATGCAAGGTCCCACTTAATATGAAGATGACTCTATTAACTCTCCTTACTTACCCATTACTCACCAATTACATTATGTAGCGTTCTGTCCCATACTCCCATGTCAAATTGTCAATTACCAAAAAAGGCTCCTTCAAATAGGCCTTAGGTAGTTAGGTGATAATTTTAGAGCAATCAACTTATTTCAAAGACATAACACACCAACTCTTACCTTTTAGCAAAAGGCCTAGAATTTGATATCGACTACAGTTTTAGTAAGAATAGTAAACATACCATTATCTTATGTTCTAGATAGAACctgattttttctttcataaatgCTATAGTTAATTATCtaataactttatttaataatttttcttcaatCTCTCAAACAATCTTGACATAGTAGTACTATTACACAGTGTTAAGAGATAAAAAGGTTCtagtaaaaaaagagagatagaaaggttaataaaaaagaaaaaaaatgtcaactaAGTTTTATTGCTCGTACATAAATGCACAACGGTGAATATCACTACCATACCGTGGAATATGGACATATAACATTGAAGTAAGTTAATTAATACTCAAATTCTAAAATGTAGAAGAATTACTTGTAGAGTGTGTTTGGGAGATgaggaaggagaaaaaaaaaatagaatgagtctcatactttttatattattctttaacttaaatatttttttctatttttattttttctatttttatcttctcaGCCAAGAATACTAGTAATCATCTCGTCCACTCACCATATGTAGTAGTTTTGAATTTAGTTGATGAataattctaatttttcttgcaatatttttcaattagttAATctcttaaaaagtgttttttttttttgtattttaacaagTTAAATGTATCcacctttttatttaatagtaattttttaatttaatactcCCATTAAGAAGATAATCAAAATGTTATAAAATGACGTAACATAACGTGAATCATGATAAACCAAAACCGAATGTGACCAACCGACAGTCATTGAATTTGGTTTGCTACCTCGCAAACCAAGCACATGCAATGCAACTATATTTCATTTCTTACCTTCCTTCTGCTCCCCAAAATGACCATAACACTTTTTGACCCAACACCAACAGAAAACATTACCATTATCACACACGACCTATCTTAGATAAATGCCTCTTATTATCTTATCATCATATGCACagtgattaattattaatttcatggGATTGCGGTCTTACACTTATCATCCTTGCTTTTTATTCACTCAGTCTCAGTGGAAGAGGTTGCCCCTTTATGATGGGGTTATTCGTCTTTTAACCGTGGGTGCACGCTCATTCATTCTCTTGCTCGGTTTTGGGCTTGACCTTGCCCTGTCTCACAGCTCCCACATTCTCATTGCTGAGTGAGACTCAAATCTTACATATTTTTaacacattttataattttgtattaattaaaatttatcaaaaactctaaaattatatataaaaaatattaactaacaGAAGACTcacttaattttatagttttttttttaaataaatttcggCTAAAGTGTGTCAAAAATAGTTGCTAACAtttctcaataataataaagaagagaaaaagagaagcgCAGCATTTGACATAATGATGATGTTTGATCAAAGGACATAGCTTTAGTAGCAGTGGCAGTAGAGACATGTACAGAGGATCGTCTGCTTGCTGTCTCTTCTTTCCCCTCCTTTTCGTGTGTGAGAGAGTTCAGTGTTATTCTCTGTTCTAACTTCACTTTTTGGCACCATTTATCATGCTtcactccttcttcttcttcttcttcttcttcaccctCCAACAGGCCAAGAAAGATAGCTCTTTTCTacggttatatatatatatatactcttggACACTTTTTGTTTGAGTTTGGAGACAATGATTGTGTGTTGACGCTCTTCCTTCGGTTTCAATTCACTTCTCCAACATCTACTACAGTATGGCCCTTTCCTTTcactgcttttctttttttcaattttctactGTTATGTTATGTTTATGGTTTGGTATTAAAgtgaactttattttatttttagaatattattaCTTAACATTTGCGCAGCAATTGCCATCCTTGTAATCACTTTACTCATATTCTGggtattattcataattttaccTTTTCCTTTTGCTAAGCTACAGATCTTAcaggatttttttttggaagtggGGGTGTTGGGAATCAAAATTgttactttttagtttttcagcAATCCCATTCCTAACTTTTAATTTCACTGTTGGGACACTTCCTTTCCAATAATGGTTTTTTGCAATTGCAGCAAGCTTGTAATTGGCATCGTAaagtttgatattttaaaaaattgtagataTCTGTTGTACGTGCCCTTTCTTACCTGCAATCAACAATTTGTTTTGTGAAATATTATCACATTCTGCCTCAATTGTGATTTTCCTCTGCTTATCTCAAAATTAGGAGGCAAACCATTATTGAATATAGTGTGACCTCAAAAATCACTGCAAAATTATGATATTTCTGCGCTGATTGAGAAGCTGAGCTAAATATACACTGATTAGTTGCAAATATAAGATTTAAAGTTCGTTCAATTACAAACAAAATGCATCATTGTGTCAAATGAATTCGATCTCTCTCTTGCAAATTAATTatctgtattttttatttttcttcttaatagTATTGCAGGGCTCTTCAGGATGGGACAAGAATTGGAGTTTGATCTGAATGACAAGTCTTCCGTGGGTCTCAGTTCCGATACTGTTCTTCCATCTCATCAATATTGCTTTAATGTGAAGAAAAGATGTAATAATGGGAAACCCACTGGGAAAGATGATTTTTTGAAACTCAAAGAGAACCTTGCTGATATCAATTTTGGTCGCTTCCGCAGTTCTTCACCAAAGGGCCTTCCCTGACTGGAAGGTAATATAGAAATAGAAATGAGACAAGGTTCCGTGTATCAGAGTTCAGAACAAGtcataaatataaagaaaattggcACCATTaggggaaggaaaaaaatagaaatttcatCTAGGAGTAGTGATGCCTCTTTTTCAGGTAGTGTTGTTGATTCTCTGTGTGGTTCAGATGATGAAAGTCTGGATGAGAGACCTTCAGTAATATCTCAGGACTCAAATTTAGGTTCAACATCTCCATCTGTTTCTGTTTCCTGGGTTAGTATGGAGAACAGCACTTCAAATGGCTATATTGAATTTTGCTTAAATTCAGATGTTTGGGATGAAAAATATGGTGCAGCAGAAGGGGTTGGTTCTATAAATACAGAAATCAGAAGTGACAAGGTTGCTGGTTCACCAATTGATGGTAATTTTCATCTTCAAAAAGAGACAGTTCGTGGATTACAAAAGCCACTCTCTGCTATGGTTGAAATCTCTCTCATGCCATCTCCATCAGAGAGTGACTGCTCACCAAGATCAAGTTCAAAAATCTCACTCACCTCTATCAGGAACAGGTTAAATTCATATACAAAGTCAAAATCTTTGAAAAGCCCAGTGAGTTGTGTTCTGGAAACTACTGAGGTCAAATTAAGCGGCACAAGAAACAGGGCTTATCAGAGATCTTTGCTGAATGACTTCTCTAACACAGCAAAGCATTCTGACATTATTTCTGAGTTTATCAATAGAGATATCCAGTTTTCAGGTCTATCATGTTCTCCTGTTCATCTTCATGGCAATCTCAAGTTGAAAAACAAACAAGGACTGCCATTTTTTGAGTTTAAGGTAAAGTGCCCCGAAGATGTCTTTGTGGTGAAGACATGGAAATCAGGCAATGCTTTCAATTGGGCGTATACCTTTCATTCAAtggataatagaaaaaaaagtacTGCCACTGACTTGGGATCCCATTGTTGTGACAAAGACTCATCAATGGTAGCACAGATGCTGGTTTCCTCTAATTCATGCTCGAAATTAGAAGGTGGAATGTTTGACAACTCTATGGTATCAGAATTTGTGCTGTATGATCTTACACACTCAAGCAAAAGTGTTTCTCCTGAAAAAAAGCGTTACAGCGACCAACACTGTTCTAAAACTCTAAAAGCTTCTCGTGTAGGAATGAAGGGCGAAACTTTTAGGCCAGATGAAGAGACTTTGTTCACTAAAAACAAGCTTCTATCAGGCAATGCAGATTTTGATAAATCAAATTCCTATCCTTTGTCATCCACAGAATTGCATTCAAACCCTGAAATGGCTGCCATTGTTTTGCAAATTCCATTTCGCAAGAGAGAAAGCTTGAAATACAAAAGAAGGGATAGAATAAATGCTGAAGAGCATTCAAAATTAAGTGATCTCTCTTTAGCTGTAGATCAGAGTAGAAAAAGCCTTCATGATAGGAAAGTCCTAGAACAGGTGAAGGTGGTGCTACCAACCGGAAGCCATGGTTTGCCAAGTGCTGAAAGCCAGGGTCCCTCATCATTACTTGATAGATGGAAACATGGTGGAGGTTGTGATTGTGGCGGCTGGGACATGGCCTGTCCCCTTATTCTTTTAGGTAATCCTACTATTCAATTTGCTGAAGGTCGAACTCATATGGAGGGATATCAAACACTGGAACTTTTCACTCAGGTAAAGCTTGAATCTCTCCAACTCTTTTGTGAaaggacttaaaatagatttagaaaaatagtcacgccttaagttttcttttcatttttttttgttgatttaaaTCTTCTGAATTTAActttttgcattttctcttcccaaATGAAGATATATGCATCTACAATAGGACAAAAAGCAAAATGATATTGACTCTAGTCTACATTGCACGATGAACTAATTCCATGAGACATGCATCTTCATAAGATGTCAAATACC of Glycine soja cultivar W05 chromosome 1, ASM419377v2, whole genome shotgun sequence contains these proteins:
- the LOC114424842 gene encoding uncharacterized protein LOC114424842 isoform X2 codes for the protein MRQGSVYQSSEQVINIKKIGTIRGRKKIEISSRSSDASFSGSVVDSLCGSDDESLDERPSVISQDSNLGSTSPSVSVSWVSMENSTSNGYIEFCLNSDVWDEKYGAAEGVGSINTEIRSDKVAGSPIDGNFHLQKETVRGLQKPLSAMVEISLMPSPSESDCSPRSSSKISLTSIRNRLNSYTKSKSLKSPVSCVLETTEVKLSGTRNRAYQRSLLNDFSNTAKHSDIISEFINRDIQFSGLSCSPVHLHGNLKLKNKQGLPFFEFKVKCPEDVFVVKTWKSGNAFNWAYTFHSMDNRKKSTATDLGSHCCDKDSSMVAQMLVSSNSCSKLEGGMFDNSMVSEFVLYDLTHSSKSVSPEKKRYSDQHCSKTLKASRVGMKGETFRPDEETLFTKNKLLSGNADFDKSNSYPLSSTELHSNPEMAAIVLQIPFRKRESLKYKRRDRINAEEHSKLSDLSLAVDQSRKSLHDRKVLEQVKVVLPTGSHGLPSAESQGPSSLLDRWKHGGGCDCGGWDMACPLILLGNPTIQFAEGRTHMEGYQTLELFTQGTYLSFWCIGSQRENSYIWHDNG
- the LOC114424842 gene encoding uncharacterized protein LOC114424842 isoform X1, producing MRQGSVYQSSEQVINIKKIGTIRGRKKIEISSRSSDASFSGSVVDSLCGSDDESLDERPSVISQDSNLGSTSPSVSVSWVSMENSTSNGYIEFCLNSDVWDEKYGAAEGVGSINTEIRSDKVAGSPIDGNFHLQKETVRGLQKPLSAMVEISLMPSPSESDCSPRSSSKISLTSIRNRLNSYTKSKSLKSPVSCVLETTEVKLSGTRNRAYQRSLLNDFSNTAKHSDIISEFINRDIQFSGLSCSPVHLHGNLKLKNKQGLPFFEFKVKCPEDVFVVKTWKSGNAFNWAYTFHSMDNRKKSTATDLGSHCCDKDSSMVAQMLVSSNSCSKLEGGMFDNSMVSEFVLYDLTHSSKSVSPEKKRYSDQHCSKTLKASRVGMKGETFRPDEETLFTKNKLLSGNADFDKSNSYPLSSTELHSNPEMAAIVLQIPFRKRESLKYKRRDRINAEEHSKLSDLSLAVDQSRKSLHDRKVLEQVKVVLPTGSHGLPSAESQGPSSLLDRWKHGGGCDCGGWDMACPLILLGNPTIQFAEGRTHMEGYQTLELFTQGAKERTPTFGMTMVEEGQYAVDFHANLSPLQAFSICVAILHGNSSFSGTGKAKNQQISRCNSLKMLLEEEVELFINSVTKEENKNVSKIQKGISRPYVLNPPLSPIARV
- the LOC114424842 gene encoding uncharacterized protein LOC114424842 isoform X3; the protein is MRQGSVYQSSEQVINIKKIGTIRGRKKIEISSRSSDASFSGSVVDSLCGSDDESLDERPSVISQDSNLGSTSPSVSVSWVSMENSTSNGYIEFCLNSDVWDEKYGAAEGVGSINTEIRSDKVAGSPIDGNFHLQKETVRGLQKPLSAMVEISLMPSPSESDCSPRSSSKISLTSIRNRLNSYTKSKSLKSPVSCVLETTEVKLSGTRNRAYQRSLLNDFSNTAKHSDIISEFINRDIQFSGLSCSPVHLHGNLKLKNKQGLPFFEFKVKCPEDVFVVKTWKSGNAFNWAYTFHSMDNRKKSTATDLGSHCCDKDSSMVAQMLVSSNSCSKLEGGMFDNSMVSEFVLYDLTHSSKSVSPEKKRYSDQHCSKTLKASRVGMKGETFRPDEETLFTKNKLLSGNADFDKSNSYPLSSTELHSNPEMAAIVLQIPFRKRESLKYKRRDRINAEEHSKLSDLSLAVDQSRKSLHDRKVLEQVKVVLPTGSHGLPSAESQGPSSLLDRWKHGGGCDCGGWDMACPLILLGNPTIQFAEGRTHMEGYQTLELFTQIYASTIGQKAK